The Streptomyces sp. NBC_00510 genomic interval GCGCCACCGCCAGCCTCGCCCACGGCTGGGCGGCCTCCCCGACCGTCCAGCTCACCGAGCAGGTCCTCGGCGTCACCCCGGTCAACGCCGGCTACGCCACCTGGAGCATCAAGCCCCACACCGGCAACCTCGAGTGGGCCCAGGGTTCCGTCCCGACCAAGTACGGCGACATCGCGGTGAACTGGCAGTCGAAGGCCAAGGACTCCACGTTCACCCTCCACGCCGGCACGCCGCGCAACACCGCCGGCACGATCGCCGTCCCGGTCAACGGCAGGTCCACCGTCAAGATCAACGGCCGCACCGTGTGCACGGCAGGAAGCTGCAACGCCTACCAGGGCACCATCGCCGACGGCTACGCCCAGCTGACCGTTCCCGGCGGCACGTACGACATCACCGTCAGCCGCGGCTGACGGTGATCGGCCTGGTCTCCGTGCCTCCCCGCGGACGGGGACCAGGCCCCTGCCGGTTCGGCATCCAGCCGGCAGCACGACCTGGCCCACCGCATCACGACAGCCAACTGCCCGCCGGCCCAACGTGGCCGCGGACCCGGCAGCGCGGGGGAGTACTACCCCCTTTTCCTCTCCTGCTCCGCACGACGCGGTGGCCGGAGGCGGCTCCTCACCGAGCAGCGTCGGCCGCCGCACACCACTTGTGACTTGCCTAGATCGACAGGAGTTTCTTGATGTCCGAAGCACCACGTGGTCCGAGTCGCCGACACGTCGTAGGGATCATGGTGGCCGGGGCGGGAGGGCTGGCACTCCCGATCGGGGTCACCAGCCCCGCGGCCGCCACCACCTCCCACACGCACGGCGGCAAAGTGACCGTCGGACACCTCAGCATCGACGGCCGCACCGACGCGCCCCTGGGCGTCGACGATCCCTCTCCCCGTCTGGGCTGGCAGGTCACCAGCGCCCCGGCGAACTGGGCCCAGAAGGCCTACCAGGTACGCGCGGCAGCCACCTCCGCGGACCTGGCCCGCGGACGCTACCTGTGGGACTCCGGCAAGGTCCACTCCGATGCCCAGACCGACATCCCCTGGCGGGGAAAGGCCCTCAGGTCCCGCCAGAGCGTCGTCTGGCAGGTGCGCCTGTGGGACACCCGGGGCGACGTGACGCCGTGGAGCAGCCCCGCCGCATGGGAGATGGGGCTGCTCAAGCGCGCCGATTGGGACCCGGCCCAGTGGATCGAGTACCCCGGCCGGAAGGTCGGTGACCCCCTGCCGATCTTCGCCCGCGCCTTCGACGTGGACAACCGGCACAGCGGCAAGGTCGTCGAGGCGCGGCTGTACCTCGCCGGCGTCGGCCTCCACGAGGCCAGCCTCAACGGACAGGCCGTCACCGACGAGGTCCTCGCACCGGGAAGCTCCAACTACCAGCTGTCCGTCGAATACCGCGCGTACGACGTCACCCCCCTCATCCGCTCCGGAGCGAACACCCTCGGCGTCGAAGTGGGCCACGGTCAGGCCCTGGTCACCCGTTCCGTCACCAACCCGGCCACCGGCCGCACCGCGCCCTACGGCTGGTGGCAAAGCCAGTTCAAGGGCAGCGGCACCCTGGCCGCCCCGGCCGTGCCCGGGGACACCGCGGTCAAGCTGAGCGGCGTGAGCGGCTACCACGTCGGTGGCACGATCAACATCGACACCGGCGACGGCGGCGACCGCCTGGAGCCGCGCACGATCACCGCCATCGGCACGGCCGGCGCGGACGGAACCGGCATCACCTTCACCCCGGCCCTGACCAGGCAGCACGCGGCCGACGCGGCCGTCACCGGCTCGGGGAACTCCCTGGCCGGCACCGACCCCAGCGCCGGGGCCGCCGTCTCCCCCCGGCTGATCGCCCGCCTGGAGCTGGCCAAGGCCGACGGCTCGGTCCAGACGATCGTCACCGACCACTCCTGGAAGACCTCACTCGGCCCGACGACCACCGACAACTGGTACTCCGGGACCGACTACGACGCCCGTCGCGAACAGCCCGGATGGAACGCCCCCGGCGCCGACCTGTCGTCCACGGCCAAGCGCCGCGACGGCAGCGCCGCCGGATGGGCACCCGCCGGTATCGCGCCGCCCCCGAACCTGACGACCGAGCTCGTGTGGCGCGTCGGCGAGCCGGTGAAGGTCGCCGACCGGATCCACCCCGTCAGCATCACCCAGCCGACCCCCGGCGTGTGGGTGTTCGACTTCGGGCAGAACATCGCCGGCTGGCCGGAGCTCGCCGTGGACGGCACCGTCCCGGCAGGCACGACCATCACCTTGAAACCGGCCGAGTCGCTGGCCGCGGACGGCACCGTCAACCAGGCCTCCATCATGGGCGGCGGCAGCAGCCGCGGCACCAACGTGTTCGCCACTTACACCACCCGCGGCAACGGGCACGGCGAAACGTGGCACCCCCGCTTCAACTACTTCGGGATGCAGTGGGTCCAGGTGACCGGCCTGCCCGAGGGCTACACACCCACCGCCTCGACCATCACCGGCCTGCAGCTCCACGCGGCCACCCCCACCGCCGGCACCGTCACGACCTCCAACGACCGCATCAACCGCATCCACCGCATGTCGCGGTACTCGATCATGAGCAACATGATGTCCACCTTCACCGACTGCCCCGGACGGGAGAAACTGGCCTACCCCGCGGACTACCTCCAGCCCTTCGGCTCCCTGCACCGCAACTTCGGCTACAACGCCTACCTGCGCACCATGGAGCGCCACCTGGCCGAGGGCCAGTCCAAGGCGGGCGACAACATCGGCAACGTCGCCCTCAAGGCACCCGTGTACGACTGGGGATACACCGGCAGGTTCGGCGACGAGATCAACTGGGGCAACGGGATCGTCCTGGTGCCGTGGTTCCTCTACGAGGTCTACGGCGACACCCAGACCATGGCGCGGTACTACCCGCAGATGCAGGCGTTCATGAACTACATCAGGACCCAGAAGGTGGGCACGGGCGCCGACGCCTACATCGTGGACGCCGCTCTGGCGGACTGGATCGCCGCCGAGAACACCTCGGGCCGCATCACCGGAACGTGGGGCTACCACCAGATCGCCGACCGCATGGCGAAGATGGCCGACCTCCTCGGCCGTCACGCCGACGCCCTCGACTACCGGAGCCTCGCCTCCAACATCAAGACCGCCTTCAACGACGCCTTCTACAACACGACCCTCGGCCGCTACACCAGCCAGGGCAACGCGGGCACCACCGGTGCCACCCAGGCCGCCCAGGCCCTCGCCCTCGACGAAGGCCTGGTCCCCGAGGGCGAACGCCAGCGAGTGCTGGACGCGCTGGTCGAACTCGTCTATGCCTTCCAGCCGTTCGGCGGCGGACCGCACTTCAGCGGCGGCACCATCGGCCTCGCCCCGATCGTCCGGGCCCTGATGGACGGGGGCCGCGACGATGTCCTGTGGGACGCGCTGCAGGAGGACACCCGGCCGAGCTACGGGTTCTTCTTGGCCCCGACCACCGCGAACCCGCAGGGGCTCACCACCCATCCCGAACAGTGGGACATGGGCAACTCCAAGAACCACATGATCCTCCTGCAGATAGAGGAGTGGTTCCACAGCGGCCTTGCGGGCATCCGCCAGGCCCGCGGTACCGCCGGGTACCGGTACCTGGTGATCGACCCCCGCATCGTCGGAGACCTCACCCACGTCCAAGGCAGCTATGAGACGCCCCAGGGACAGGTGGCATCCGAGTGGTCCCTCAAGAAGGGCACCTTCCGGCTGAAGGTCGACGTGCCTGCGAACACCACGGCCGAGGTCCGGGTTCCCAAGGGCGGCCGCACACCGCACGAGGTCGCGAAGGGCGCAACCTTCCGGCGCATCGAGGGTGACCGGGCGGTCTACCACGTGCCCTCGGGAACCTACGTCTTCGTCGCCCGGGACGTACACGCGGGGCAGTAGCTTCCCGGCACCTCGACGAAGCCCGACCAACGCCATCGCACGAGGCTCGCCGCCCGTCAGCGGGCGGCGAGCCTCGCACCCCACGCGGCAGGGCGCCGCCCTGAACCCC includes:
- a CDS encoding glycoside hydrolase family 78 protein — encoded protein: MSEAPRGPSRRHVVGIMVAGAGGLALPIGVTSPAAATTSHTHGGKVTVGHLSIDGRTDAPLGVDDPSPRLGWQVTSAPANWAQKAYQVRAAATSADLARGRYLWDSGKVHSDAQTDIPWRGKALRSRQSVVWQVRLWDTRGDVTPWSSPAAWEMGLLKRADWDPAQWIEYPGRKVGDPLPIFARAFDVDNRHSGKVVEARLYLAGVGLHEASLNGQAVTDEVLAPGSSNYQLSVEYRAYDVTPLIRSGANTLGVEVGHGQALVTRSVTNPATGRTAPYGWWQSQFKGSGTLAAPAVPGDTAVKLSGVSGYHVGGTINIDTGDGGDRLEPRTITAIGTAGADGTGITFTPALTRQHAADAAVTGSGNSLAGTDPSAGAAVSPRLIARLELAKADGSVQTIVTDHSWKTSLGPTTTDNWYSGTDYDARREQPGWNAPGADLSSTAKRRDGSAAGWAPAGIAPPPNLTTELVWRVGEPVKVADRIHPVSITQPTPGVWVFDFGQNIAGWPELAVDGTVPAGTTITLKPAESLAADGTVNQASIMGGGSSRGTNVFATYTTRGNGHGETWHPRFNYFGMQWVQVTGLPEGYTPTASTITGLQLHAATPTAGTVTTSNDRINRIHRMSRYSIMSNMMSTFTDCPGREKLAYPADYLQPFGSLHRNFGYNAYLRTMERHLAEGQSKAGDNIGNVALKAPVYDWGYTGRFGDEINWGNGIVLVPWFLYEVYGDTQTMARYYPQMQAFMNYIRTQKVGTGADAYIVDAALADWIAAENTSGRITGTWGYHQIADRMAKMADLLGRHADALDYRSLASNIKTAFNDAFYNTTLGRYTSQGNAGTTGATQAAQALALDEGLVPEGERQRVLDALVELVYAFQPFGGGPHFSGGTIGLAPIVRALMDGGRDDVLWDALQEDTRPSYGFFLAPTTANPQGLTTHPEQWDMGNSKNHMILLQIEEWFHSGLAGIRQARGTAGYRYLVIDPRIVGDLTHVQGSYETPQGQVASEWSLKKGTFRLKVDVPANTTAEVRVPKGGRTPHEVAKGATFRRIEGDRAVYHVPSGTYVFVARDVHAGQ